From one Mycolicibacterium sp. HK-90 genomic stretch:
- a CDS encoding ABC transporter ATP-binding protein, translated as MIRTLIALIPADRRGRVAAYAVLTLISVVIRAAGTVLLVPLLAALFSDAPRDALPWLGWLTAATVIGWIVDTATSRLGFNLGFALLDHTQHDVADRLPGIRMDWLSGDDGANTANARQAIAATGPELVGMVVNLLTPLIGAILLPAAIALALLFISVPLGLAALAGVVVLLGALWASGRLSRKADTVADATNRAFTERIIEFARTQQALRAARRVEPARSMVGDALSAQHGASMRLLLMQVPGQLLFSLASQLALLILAGMTTWLTVRGTLGAPEAIALIVVAARYLEPFTALAELAPAIETTRASLGRIRAVLDAPVMTSGSATLSGNTAPRIEFDGVTFGYGATPVLQDVSFVLEPGGTTAIVGPSGSGKSTILSLIAGLHQPTAGRVLIDGVDTAEMDAETRRAATSVVFQHPYLFDGTIRENILVGDPGADAEQLATAARLARVDELTGRLPDGDGAKVGEAGTALSGGERQRVSIARALVKPAPVLLVDEATSALDTENEAAVVDALTADERARTRVIVAHRLASIRHADRVLFLDGGRIVEDGSIDELLAARGRFDEFWNQQREAADWQITH; from the coding sequence ATGATCCGCACCCTGATCGCCCTCATCCCGGCCGACCGCCGAGGCCGGGTCGCCGCGTACGCCGTGCTCACCCTGATCTCGGTGGTGATCCGCGCGGCCGGCACCGTGCTGCTGGTGCCGCTGCTGGCGGCGCTGTTCAGCGATGCCCCGCGCGACGCCTTGCCGTGGCTGGGCTGGCTCACCGCCGCGACCGTCATCGGCTGGATCGTCGACACCGCGACCTCGCGGCTCGGATTCAACCTGGGCTTCGCACTGCTGGATCACACCCAGCACGACGTCGCCGACCGGCTGCCCGGCATCCGGATGGACTGGTTGAGTGGCGATGACGGGGCGAACACCGCCAACGCCCGCCAGGCGATCGCAGCCACCGGGCCTGAACTGGTCGGCATGGTGGTCAACCTGCTGACCCCGTTGATCGGGGCGATTCTGCTGCCCGCGGCCATTGCGCTTGCGCTGCTGTTCATCTCGGTGCCGCTCGGATTGGCCGCCTTGGCCGGTGTGGTGGTGTTGCTGGGTGCGCTGTGGGCGTCGGGCCGGCTCAGCCGCAAGGCCGACACCGTGGCCGACGCGACGAACCGGGCGTTCACCGAACGCATCATCGAGTTCGCCCGCACCCAGCAGGCCCTGCGCGCGGCCCGCCGGGTGGAGCCGGCCCGCAGCATGGTCGGCGACGCGCTGAGCGCCCAGCACGGGGCGAGTATGCGACTGCTGCTGATGCAGGTGCCGGGGCAATTGCTGTTCAGCCTGGCCAGCCAACTGGCCCTGCTGATCCTCGCCGGCATGACCACCTGGCTGACCGTGCGCGGCACCCTCGGCGCACCCGAGGCGATCGCGTTGATCGTCGTCGCCGCCCGGTACCTCGAGCCGTTCACCGCGCTGGCGGAGTTGGCTCCGGCGATCGAGACCACCCGGGCGTCCCTCGGCCGGATCCGGGCCGTGCTCGACGCCCCGGTGATGACGTCCGGCAGCGCGACGCTGAGCGGGAACACCGCACCCCGTATCGAATTCGACGGCGTGACCTTCGGCTACGGCGCCACCCCGGTGTTGCAGGACGTCAGCTTCGTCCTGGAGCCCGGCGGCACCACGGCGATCGTCGGTCCGTCGGGTTCCGGTAAGAGCACGATCCTGTCGCTCATCGCCGGGCTGCATCAACCGACGGCGGGACGGGTCTTGATCGACGGCGTCGACACGGCCGAGATGGATGCCGAAACCCGCAGGGCGGCAACCAGTGTGGTGTTCCAGCATCCTTACCTGTTCGACGGGACGATCCGGGAGAACATTCTGGTCGGCGATCCGGGCGCCGATGCCGAGCAGCTCGCCACCGCGGCGCGGCTGGCCCGCGTCGACGAGCTGACCGGGCGGTTGCCCGACGGCGACGGCGCCAAGGTCGGTGAGGCCGGCACGGCACTGTCCGGCGGTGAACGGCAGCGGGTCAGCATCGCCCGTGCCCTGGTCAAACCGGCACCGGTGCTGCTGGTGGACGAGGCGACCAGTGCGCTGGACACCGAGAACGAGGCCGCGGTGGTCGACGCCCTCACCGCCGACGAGCGGGCCCGGACCCGCGTGATCGTCGCGCACCGGCTCGCCAGCATCCGGCACGCCGACCGGGTCCTGTTCCTCGACGGCGGACGCATCGTCGAGGACGGCAGCATCGACGAATTGCTCGCCGCGCGTGGGCGCTTCGACGAGTTCTGGA